DNA sequence from the Vicia villosa cultivar HV-30 ecotype Madison, WI linkage group LG3, Vvil1.0, whole genome shotgun sequence genome:
aagaaggcttatgccttattaATGCCTCTAATAATTGGAAATTGAGAAGAGGGTTTATGCCccgatggtaccacatgcatctaCACAGTGTCGGTTGCATTGCATTATTATGGTTATGATATGACTGATGAATTAGTTGTTGTTGAATGATGAGTGATGCTAATGTTGTACGAAGtgatgaaattatgtatgatctatatctcctatattatttatcatgcattcctttatattgtaatatatctcaccccttctgtttgaattttACTcctatattggtaacgtgcaggtaattaGGAATGAAGGCTAAATAACTTTGATAGTTGAGTTGGtgtcgtcgctctgatacgtaacactcggggggggGGATGAATGTTATCATTGTACTATTTGTTTCTTTGTtgaattttaattgtttattgaAGTATGTTTATAGCTTGAAGCTGATTTTGTTGGATTAAGATGACATGACATTTCTAAGATTGAATATGTTGAATTCCGCTGCGTAATTGGAAGTTGTTTCattttgaagattatatcattttGAAAGGTTCATCCGTTTATACGTGTTATGTATATGCTAATATTATAAGCAATTGTTTGtgatatgaagtaaatgtgacatCCTAATTGTGATGAACTATTTTCGAATGAATAATTTTATACtttgattattattaatattatacgaGGTAAATCAGGGTGTTACACCAAATCTTGGGGTGATTTTGCTATGATCTAACACAATCACTACAAGAAATAGTCAATTTCGCCAAGGGTCAAATTGCATTGCATGTCTAGCACACGCAATACATTCTTGATCAATGATGCCTTATCATCCTTCCTTTGAATGGCTACATGTCTCATTCCTTCTGCTACAATAGATTTATTGTCAGTAAATTGCATGTTGGTCTTCTTACTTGCATCAAAGTAAATCAACCATTCCTTCCCTCAAGTGTCAAGATACTAGATTTGGGAGTTTGTAACCTTAACACTAGTTGCATTCATGAGCATAATAAGATCTAAGTTTGAGTATCTTGGCCTTTTCTTCACCATTCTTGGGATTCTTTACTTTACATTTCCAACACTCATCTGCATAATGTCCTATCTTCTCACAATTGAAGTTTTGTACCTTTGTTTCTTCGACGGTTACCACTATGTGATCAAAGAAGAGAGACAGTGTTCTCAATACTTTCTCAATGATCTTCACCTCATTGTGAAATTCACCACATTGATTCATCTTATTTGTCAAGGTCAACAATCTTGAGATATAGTCagttattttttcatcatttttcatcTGCAAAAATTCAAGTTGTCTTCTCAATTGGTGTAACTTGACTTTCTTGACTTTAACATCACAACCAAAATATATTTCAAACTTGTCTCATGCTGCTTTGGAAATAGTCTCACCATAAACATTTTCACATACATTCGAATCAACACTTTGATGAATGAGGAATAAAGCATTGCAATCTCCTTTTTTTTCTCCCTTCCCTTGTGTGATTTCCTTTGTTGCTCTTGCATCTCTGGGTAAAGCTTCAACCTTCTCCATTTTGTCAATTATCAAAGTTTTGTAAATATAAATGCAATAATGTGACATTTGATGGATCcacttatttttaatacattataaaTGTCTTCAAAACTTTAGTAATGGAGAGGGAAAATTGAGGagaaaaatggagaggatcttgACTCAATATTATGCACCAAAAATCCCCTTCATTTGTGACCCCAATTTATTCCAATTCGGCTTTGATTAAACTCAACACTCACCATTTTCAatcattatatttaaaattactaCTAAATATATACATTATATAAAGTCTTTTTGGAgcataaattatataatatttaaatacctAGGGCACACCTTTTAATTGATTGAACAAAAACGAAATTCCAGATGAAAAACGAACGCACTCCTTCACGTTCAGAAAACGGAATGCAAAATTCAAGGAAGAGAAAATCTCTTTCAGAAAACAACGATGATGAAAGCAGAAAGAAAGCAACCACTAGTTGCCACCTTCAACCTCTTTCAGAAAAAGAATCGCAAAACGCAACCACTAGAAAATCTCTTTCAGAAGACCGTTATGAAAAGAACAAGAAGACAAACAAAGCAACTACCAGTCGTGAACCCTCAAAAAGAAGATGCGGTATATGTTTTGATTCTGTAATAGACTCTGAAATCTTCAAAATTCCTTTATGCAACCATCCATTTTGTACTAACTGCATATCCAAGTATGTCAAACTTCAAAGAAAAGACAAAGTGGTGAAACTCAATTGTCCAGATCCACAATGTTCTTTGGAACTCAAACCAGAACACTTGGAATCCATTTTACCTAAAGACCTCATTGTTGAATGGGAATCTGCAATTTACGAGTCTTCGATTTCTTTGAAGCAAAAGATTTACTGTCCTTATAAGAATTGTTCTCTTATGTTGGTGAATGACGGGGAAGAAGTTGTTACAAGTTGTGAATGTCCTTCTTGTCATAGACTATTCTGTGCTCAATGTAAGGTTCCATGGCACGTTGATATGAGTTGCCGGAGATTTCAGAAGTCGACAAAGGGTCGAGATGTAAAAGAATTGGATGAGAAATTTATGGAATTGGCTAAAAGAAAAAAGTGGCAAAGATGTCCCAAATGTTCTATGCATGTTCAAAGAAATGGTGGATGTGAACACATTTCGTGCAGGTTGTATATCTTATCACCTTATATTGTTCATCCTTAATCattttaactaattttaatttcGATTAAAGCTGTGTACTTAATTATAATGACATTATATTGATGAAAAATGAATTATAACGATTGCATTGTTTTCAGGTGTGGATGTAACTTCTGCTACAAGTGTGGTAAGGATTGGATTCATGGTCATATATGCAAGCATTCGCGGTAATTAAGAAACTCTTTGCACTTAggattaaatattattttgataagtaatgagttgaaataaaagattttgaattgtagaatgataaaatttgaaatatgTGACCTCGACCTGTTTTATGTTTCCATTTGCAGGTTTTTCAGAATAGATATGTAAATTCTTTGAACATATCATTTGCTAATTTCTGTGTTAGATAGATGCATTTGTTCTATGTTTGTAGTGTATGATACGTTACTGAGACGAGAAATTTCTTTGTTTGGTAGATGCATTTGCTATTGATTGGTTATGCTTTTTTAAGCACATTTCCATTTCTGTATCATAATAAAAAACTAAAGCATTGAGTATACAATAGTCTTGTTTTGGTCTTTTATTTTCATGGATTCTGTTTTGGACCTGTAATGAGGGGTTTTCTACATTTTGATGTTTATACTGATTGTAATTTGTTTATGTTTACAATGTTTATAACAGGTGACATTCGGGTTAGGAATATGGCGAGGTGAATATGAAGGAAGTTATTAATTCTATAAAGACTGCATCAGTGTTGCAAACTTTGTTTTCCTGTAAGCATAGTGAGACTACACAAGTTGAGAGTTGATTCTATAAAGATTTTAAGCTGAGaatttattcaaattcaaaagatttACATGCAGCAGAGGAAATAATAtttcatttatatataaatttgctCATTGATAAATGTCCTTCCTTATCATTTATATATAAGTTTTAGAAGATACGCTGTGTTCCGGGCCGGAGGAGAACGAAAGAGAACACTAAAGAGAATTAGTTTGTTTGAAAATTAAACATTGATTGTATGTCTtttaatttggtttattttttgGAAATCTTGTAGGAAGAAGGCTAAATTGAAAGAACAAAGTATTGAGAATGTCTTCATAAACCACACAATAAATTTTTATGCCCTTAATAATTAATCACAGAACTGTATTAGGCATCACCTGGGGATTAATTAACATTGAGGAACACATATTTGCAATTGCACATCTTCTTGAATTAAATGACAACTCATTTACCTAGCTTATCAATCATTCGTCCTAGTCTTTCATTTCAATCGATTGTTAGTCAGTCTCTTAAATGCTTGGTATGCTCTTGAAAGGCTAGGATAGATTGGAGTAAATATGCAAGGTTGCTTGTTTGCCATAAATAAGTTTCTTGAAGACTTTGGAAAATATCCATTCTTGATGTAGTTACTTAATGGTTCTCCAAGGAAAGGATACTTGTTATCCTGAGATGATTCATCTCCTCACCTTGCTGGTAAGAGACTGCCAAACAAGCCTTACTTGTTTTATCAGTATGaaattgaaaacattaataatGATCTTCACAGCAACAAAGTCGGACAAATTTTTTTTGAACACATAGAATTTTACTTGAaattttttctattgtaggtgACTTTGGCCCCTCTAAATTTTGTTTCAATGTCTGTTCTTGTGGGAGATCATGATCAATGTTTGTCCATGTACATTCATGTAgtattgatgtttttgtgtacAAAATTCAATCAGTGGTAacattatttgaatttgaaatttttcaTCCTATTATTCTGATAGTACATAGGCCCGAGAGAATGGCATGAGGATTGTTGGAATaagtttggttctacatctataattattaagttttgatgataacaaaatatAGAGATTAATTTTGTACACTAATCATTTCATTAAGTGTACAAAATTTGAAGTTAATGAAAGCAGAATTGGACTCTGGACAAAGCAGAAAACACAACTGACTATAGACTCTCAACAAAGCAGTCTCTGGACAAATTTTTTTCTGTGGTAGTTAATCATCTGGATAACCAAGACAATGACTCTGCATCAACCAGTCCAGATTTACTCTGATAACTTAAGCCTCATTTTCACTAGACTCTGAAGTCTAATAATCAAGGTTTTGAACTCTGATCAAGCTTCAAATCATCTCAAATACGAAGCCATGATTTGGAGAATAATTATTGAAAGAATATCCTTGAAAATAGTACATTTAAgtggaaaaatcaaatattccttAAAAAGGACATGCTGAAATTTTTAAGAACAAATATTCTTTGAGTTGTAATCGGATTGACATGTGGACTAAGTCCTTATAGTGGGGAGGCAAAATCACTCATACGAGTGGATTGGATTAGCTTAGTTAACAATGATTCAGGATTAAAATCATTGAATAACTTTTATCATTGTTGTTCTTGTCTTTGGTTTCGCAAAAAAAAAAGTCATATCTGCAACCTAATTCAAAACCCCCTTTCGTGTgtttcttgaatcttcaattggtATAAGGCTCCGGTTCTATTGAGTGTAATGTGTCAAAAACTTAACTTTTTCAGATaaagatatatttttttgaaacacAGTATGCCATCTACATCTACCAACAACAATGATAAAGATTATTATTCTGCCAAACCTCAAATATTTGATGGAGAAAAGTTTGACTACTGGAAAGATAGAATCGAAAGTTTCTTTCTTGAATATGATGCTAATCTATAGTTACACACATCCTATAGATTCAAATGGTGTAAAGCTTGAAAGAAACAAGATGGATGATCAACAAAATAAGGATAACAACAATCATCATAAATCTATGAAAATCTTCATGAATGATATTTCTTATACGGGGTATGAAAAGATTACAAATAGAGACACAACTAAGTCTATATATGATTCTTTGAGGATGACTCATGAAGAAAATGAGAAAGTGAAGGAAACCAAGGATCTCGCCTTGATCCAAAAATATGAAGCTTTCAAAATGGAAGAAGATGAGACTGTTGAGGATATGTTTTAAAG
Encoded proteins:
- the LOC131658644 gene encoding E3 ubiquitin-protein ligase RSL1-like; protein product: MKNERTPSRSENGMQNSRKRKSLSENNDDESRKKATTSCHLQPLSEKESQNATTRKSLSEDRYEKNKKTNKATTSREPSKRRCGICFDSVIDSEIFKIPLCNHPFCTNCISKYVKLQRKDKVVKLNCPDPQCSLELKPEHLESILPKDLIVEWESAIYESSISLKQKIYCPYKNCSLMLVNDGEEVVTSCECPSCHRLFCAQCKVPWHVDMSCRRFQKSTKGRDVKELDEKFMELAKRKKWQRCPKCSMHVQRNGGCEHISCRCGCNFCYKCGKDWIHGHICKHSR